A single genomic interval of Thermus antranikianii DSM 12462 harbors:
- a CDS encoding replication-associated recombination protein A, which translates to MRGMEPLAERLRPRSLDEVLGQPHLTGPQGLLRRMLEAKRLSSMVLFGPPGTGKTTLAQILAEGVGKPFLRLSAVEAGVKEVRAVVERARREGGLVLFLDEVHRFNRTQQDALLPHLESGLLTLIGATAENPAFELTPALRSRLRFFPLKPLQEADLLALLRRALEDPRGLPGTPYEEEALRLLARAAEGDARFALNTLELAASFGRVDLKSVREALGAERFGMDREGDRFYDLVSALHKSLRGSHVDAALYYLARLLKGGADPRYLARRLIRVALEDVGLADPLALRLTVAAKEAYEALGSPEGELALVEATVYLALAPKSHSLYAAWKRAEEAARAHPEAPVPLNLRNAPTGLARALGHGEGYAYYHEDKEGSFAQRYLPEGLEGLLLFQAQGEGWEERVRARLAQLRARFQGGSEGPPPDR; encoded by the coding sequence ATGAGGGGGATGGAGCCCCTTGCCGAGCGCCTCAGGCCCCGTTCCCTGGACGAGGTCCTGGGCCAGCCCCACCTCACGGGGCCCCAAGGGCTTTTAAGGCGGATGCTGGAGGCGAAAAGGCTTTCCTCCATGGTCCTCTTCGGCCCCCCGGGCACGGGCAAGACCACCCTGGCCCAGATCCTGGCGGAAGGGGTGGGCAAGCCCTTCCTAAGGCTTTCTGCGGTGGAGGCCGGGGTTAAGGAGGTAAGGGCGGTGGTGGAAAGGGCCCGGAGGGAAGGGGGCCTCGTCCTCTTCCTGGACGAGGTGCACCGCTTCAACCGCACCCAGCAGGACGCCCTCCTACCCCACCTGGAGTCCGGCCTCCTCACCCTGATCGGGGCCACCGCGGAAAACCCCGCCTTTGAGCTCACCCCCGCCCTCCGCTCCCGCCTCCGCTTTTTCCCCTTGAAGCCCCTCCAGGAGGCCGACCTCCTCGCCCTCCTCCGCCGGGCCCTGGAGGACCCCCGGGGGCTTCCCGGCACCCCTTACGAGGAGGAGGCCCTAAGGCTCCTGGCGAGGGCGGCCGAGGGGGATGCCCGCTTTGCCCTGAACACCTTAGAGCTGGCCGCAAGCTTCGGCCGGGTGGACCTAAAGAGCGTGCGGGAGGCCCTGGGGGCGGAGCGCTTCGGCATGGACCGGGAGGGGGACCGCTTTTACGACCTGGTCTCCGCCCTCCACAAGTCCCTGCGGGGAAGCCACGTGGACGCCGCCCTTTACTACCTGGCGAGGCTCCTCAAAGGCGGGGCCGACCCCCGGTACCTCGCCCGGAGGCTCATCCGGGTGGCCCTCGAGGACGTAGGCCTCGCCGACCCCCTGGCCCTAAGGCTCACCGTGGCCGCCAAGGAGGCCTACGAGGCCCTAGGAAGCCCGGAAGGGGAGCTGGCCCTGGTGGAGGCCACGGTCTACCTCGCCTTGGCCCCGAAGAGCCACAGCCTCTATGCCGCCTGGAAGCGGGCGGAGGAGGCGGCCAGGGCCCACCCCGAGGCCCCCGTTCCCCTGAACCTGAGGAACGCCCCCACCGGCCTGGCCCGCGCTCTGGGCCACGGGGAGGGCTACGCCTACTACCACGAGGACAAGGAAGGTAGCTTCGCCCAAAGGTACCTGCCTGAGGGCCTCGAGGGCCTCCTCCTTTTCCAGGCCCAGGGGGAGGGCTGGGAGGAGCGGGTTCGGGCCCGGCTGGCCCAGCTTAGGGCCCGGTTTCAAGGCGGAAGCGAAGGGCCCCCGCCAGATAGATGA
- the phnE gene encoding phosphonate ABC transporter, permease protein PhnE, with protein sequence MNLAVFLLGMALASLLGLGRGSMRRYLVAAALGLLVATPTFPVVEAVGYLSRETLGPTLLALLPLTPHLALVPLGALLALLLAHFGGRAAGVGGVLGGGLALASLLVFLQGPAHLVRLKPLPGLMEGVVALSLLVPFALLAVWRRKQAGLWLPLGVALALSTFAWLNSPQAHTYFPRMEGYYKLILPAEPGTEEKLVAAYNQGLEKLNRVREEIGLPPLKPIRDLTGLNEGRLPQEVAQAGYRLLQPQSTAYGNVALLLFLGVMMGSGIWLLFRPKLAQPDDLRTGLVLALVAASVFPAFDATEFDLGKLVKGWPFLVNFLDRAWPPNLAQPQSGIYPLQSVASEMLLTLEIALVGTLLAALFALPTSFLAARNLTFQNPLLRVLFYLMRGFYNVDRGVDTLILALILVAAVGLGPFAGVLAMAIHSLADLGKLYSEAIENVDKGPIEALESVGASGSNVLRWAILPQVLPLFVSYTLYRFEINFRVSIVLGLVGAGGIGFFIKGAMDAGHYDQMVIGIIAIVIVVNLIDFASSWLRSRLV encoded by the coding sequence ATGAACTTGGCAGTTTTCCTGCTCGGCATGGCTCTGGCGAGCCTCCTCGGCCTGGGCCGGGGTTCCATGCGCCGCTACTTGGTGGCTGCGGCCTTGGGTCTCCTGGTGGCCACCCCCACCTTCCCGGTGGTGGAGGCCGTGGGGTACCTTTCCCGGGAAACCCTGGGGCCCACCCTCCTGGCCCTCCTCCCCCTGACCCCCCACCTGGCCCTGGTTCCCTTAGGAGCCCTTTTGGCCTTGCTCCTGGCCCACTTCGGCGGGCGGGCCGCAGGTGTCGGAGGCGTGCTGGGTGGGGGCTTGGCTCTTGCAAGCCTTCTGGTCTTCCTCCAGGGCCCTGCCCACCTGGTGCGGCTTAAACCCCTCCCGGGGCTTATGGAGGGCGTGGTGGCCCTAAGCCTCCTGGTTCCCTTCGCGCTCCTGGCCGTCTGGCGCAGGAAACAGGCTGGGCTTTGGCTACCCTTGGGGGTAGCCCTGGCCCTCTCCACCTTCGCCTGGCTCAACTCCCCCCAGGCCCACACCTACTTTCCCCGGATGGAGGGCTACTACAAGCTCATCCTTCCCGCCGAGCCCGGGACCGAAGAAAAGCTGGTGGCGGCGTACAACCAGGGCCTGGAGAAGCTAAACCGGGTGCGGGAAGAAATCGGGCTTCCCCCCTTAAAGCCCATCCGGGACCTCACGGGCCTCAACGAGGGGCGCCTGCCCCAGGAGGTGGCCCAGGCGGGCTACCGGCTCCTGCAACCCCAGTCCACCGCCTACGGGAACGTGGCCCTTCTCCTCTTCCTGGGGGTGATGATGGGCTCGGGGATCTGGCTTCTTTTCCGACCTAAGCTGGCGCAACCCGATGACCTCCGCACGGGCCTGGTCCTGGCCCTGGTGGCCGCCAGCGTCTTTCCCGCCTTTGACGCCACCGAGTTTGACCTGGGCAAACTGGTCAAAGGCTGGCCCTTCCTGGTGAACTTCCTGGACCGGGCCTGGCCCCCCAACCTGGCCCAACCCCAAAGCGGCATCTACCCGCTCCAGAGCGTGGCCAGCGAGATGCTCCTGACCCTGGAAATCGCCCTGGTGGGCACCCTGCTGGCCGCCCTATTCGCACTGCCCACCAGCTTCCTCGCCGCCCGCAACCTCACCTTCCAAAACCCCCTGCTCCGCGTTCTCTTCTATTTGATGCGGGGCTTTTACAACGTGGACCGGGGGGTGGACACCTTGATCCTGGCCCTGATCCTGGTGGCGGCGGTGGGCCTGGGCCCCTTCGCCGGGGTGCTGGCCATGGCTATCCACTCCCTCGCCGATCTGGGCAAGCTTTACTCCGAAGCCATAGAGAACGTGGATAAAGGACCCATCGAAGCTTTGGAGAGCGTGGGGGCCAGCGGGAGCAATGTGCTCCGCTGGGCTATTCTGCCCCAGGTGCTTCCCCTTTTCGTGTCCTATACCCTGTACCGCTTTGAGATCAACTTCCGGGTGTCCATCGTCCTGGGCTTGGTGGGGGCCGGGGGGATTGGCTTTTTCATCAAGGGTGCCATGGATGCGGGCCACTACGACCAGATGGTGATCGGCATCATCGCCATCGTCATCGTGGTGAACCTGATTGACTTTGCCTCCAGCTGGCTGCGAAGCCGCCTGGTGTAG
- the phnC gene encoding phosphonate ABC transporter ATP-binding protein produces the protein MIAVKNLSKVFPDGTRALSEVNVSIPQGDFVAIIGLSGAGKSTFLRTLNRLVEPTTGEVWVGGVEVTRLSRKELQAFRRKVGFIFQQFNLVQRLTVLENVLHGRLGYLPTWKGLLGLYREEDTAIALEQIRRVGLQGKEQARADQLSGGQQQRVAIARALAQEPQLILADEPMASLDPRLSDVILGILKEYNQEKGVTVLVNIHVLELARRYARRILAFNRGRLVFDGPVEALTLEVERMVYAGNLEAL, from the coding sequence ATGATCGCAGTCAAGAACCTGAGCAAGGTCTTTCCCGACGGGACCCGGGCGCTTTCGGAGGTGAACGTCTCCATACCCCAGGGCGACTTCGTGGCCATCATCGGCCTCTCGGGTGCGGGGAAGAGCACTTTTTTGCGCACCTTAAACCGCCTGGTGGAGCCCACCACCGGCGAGGTGTGGGTGGGAGGGGTGGAGGTGACCAGGCTTTCCCGCAAGGAGCTCCAGGCCTTCCGCCGGAAGGTGGGCTTCATCTTCCAGCAGTTCAACCTGGTGCAGCGCCTCACCGTCCTGGAAAACGTGCTTCACGGGCGCCTGGGCTACCTGCCCACGTGGAAGGGGCTTCTTGGGCTCTACCGGGAGGAGGATACCGCCATCGCCCTCGAGCAGATCCGTCGGGTGGGGCTTCAGGGAAAGGAGCAGGCCCGGGCCGACCAGCTTTCCGGGGGCCAGCAACAGCGGGTGGCCATCGCCCGCGCCTTGGCCCAGGAACCCCAGCTGATCCTGGCGGACGAACCCATGGCCAGCCTGGACCCCAGGCTTTCCGATGTGATCCTGGGCATTCTCAAGGAGTACAACCAGGAAAAAGGGGTGACGGTCCTGGTGAACATCCACGTGCTGGAACTGGCCCGGCGCTACGCCCGGCGCATTCTGGCCTTCAACCGGGGAAGGCTGGTCTTTGACGGTCCGGTGGAGGCCCTGACCCTCGAGGTGGAGCGAATGGTCTACGCGGGTAACCTGGAGGCTCTATGA
- a CDS encoding phosphate/phosphite/phosphonate ABC transporter substrate-binding protein: MKRFMLFLLALLGLGLGLAQAPVKVRIGFNPTQNSDQLKAAAQAIADYIEKEFRGTVEVEIFVPTEYRGLIEAMRAGKLEFAFFPPDGYVLAHREAGAEVLLKSVRNGSPYYWSAIIVRKDSGIKKIEDLEGKTIAWVDPLSAAGYVFPRAALVSRGINPDTFFAKQVFAGKHDAAVLAVLNKSVDAAATFANDDKNKSGAWTQFLKPEEARQITAIFYSKPIPGDTFSVAKDFLSKYPNLAKGIAAAIQRCQAPKCTLLQNLYRIDYMVPAKDSDYDVVREARRISGQDK, from the coding sequence GTGAAGCGTTTCATGCTTTTCCTTTTGGCCCTCCTGGGCCTTGGCCTGGGTCTTGCCCAGGCCCCGGTAAAGGTGCGCATCGGCTTTAATCCCACCCAGAACTCCGACCAGCTCAAGGCGGCCGCCCAGGCCATCGCGGATTACATCGAGAAGGAGTTCAGGGGGACGGTGGAGGTGGAGATCTTCGTCCCCACCGAGTACCGCGGCCTCATCGAGGCCATGAGGGCGGGGAAGCTGGAGTTCGCCTTCTTCCCCCCCGACGGCTACGTGCTGGCCCACCGGGAAGCGGGGGCGGAGGTCCTCCTCAAGTCGGTGCGGAACGGCAGCCCCTACTACTGGTCGGCCATCATCGTGCGCAAGGACTCGGGGATCAAGAAGATCGAGGACCTCGAGGGCAAGACCATCGCCTGGGTAGACCCCCTCTCCGCCGCCGGCTACGTCTTCCCCCGGGCGGCCCTGGTGAGCCGGGGCATCAACCCCGACACCTTCTTCGCCAAGCAGGTCTTCGCCGGCAAGCACGACGCTGCCGTGCTGGCGGTCCTCAACAAGTCCGTGGACGCCGCCGCCACCTTCGCCAACGACGACAAGAACAAGTCCGGGGCCTGGACCCAGTTCCTAAAACCCGAGGAGGCACGGCAGATCACCGCCATCTTCTACTCCAAGCCCATCCCCGGCGACACCTTCTCCGTGGCCAAGGACTTCCTCAGCAAGTACCCCAACCTGGCCAAGGGAATCGCCGCCGCCATCCAGCGTTGCCAGGCGCCCAAATGCACCCTGCTCCAAAACCTCTACCGCATCGACTACATGGTCCCGGCCAAGGATAGCGATTACGACGTGGTGCGTGAGGCCCGGCGCATCTCCGGCCAGGATAAGTGA
- the typA gene encoding translational GTPase TypA translates to MEIRNIAIIAHVDHGKTTLVDAMLRQAKALAKEEGERILDSGDLEKERGITILAKNTAVVWGGVKINIVDTPGHADFGGEVERALSLVDGVLLLVDAAEGPMPQTRFVLRKALQAGLKPIVVLNKVDKKEARPDEVLNLTFDLMVELGATEEQLDFPYLYAIGRDGRAWREAPKEDLSELFQTILEHIPSPRWEEGPFQLLVANLDHSPYLGRIAIGKVARGRVRKGESVAILKGDGVLSARVVAVYTHQGLERVEVEESLPGDIVALAGVEGVGIGDTLAAREAPEALPRLKVDEPTVALTLTANTSPFAGREGAHVTGQKLKERLLKELRTNVALQVEEVGPEVFELRGRGELHLAILLETMRREGYEFSVGQPRVLTKDGLEPYELLVVEVPQDRFGSVMEALGARRAEMVHMEVGERVRAEFVVPARALFGFRSLFLSLTGGEGLLSHTFHGFGPEAGPIPTRTTGSAVAMEAGVATAYSLNRLQERVQFFIEPGTEVYVGMIVGEHVRENDLDVNVTLAKKLTNIRAAGSDENIRLVPPRRLSLEEALEFLAEDELLEVTPKSLRLRKKVLDPSQRKRLVGK, encoded by the coding sequence ATGGAGATTAGAAACATTGCCATCATTGCCCACGTGGATCACGGGAAAACCACCCTGGTGGACGCCATGCTCCGCCAGGCCAAGGCCCTGGCCAAGGAAGAGGGGGAGCGGATCCTGGACTCGGGCGACCTGGAGAAGGAGCGGGGGATCACCATCCTGGCCAAGAACACCGCCGTGGTCTGGGGTGGGGTGAAGATCAACATCGTGGACACCCCCGGCCATGCGGACTTCGGTGGGGAGGTGGAGCGGGCCCTTTCCCTGGTGGACGGGGTGCTCCTTCTGGTGGATGCCGCCGAGGGCCCCATGCCCCAGACCCGGTTCGTTCTGCGGAAGGCCCTCCAGGCTGGGCTCAAGCCCATCGTGGTCCTCAACAAGGTGGACAAGAAGGAGGCCCGCCCCGACGAGGTGCTCAACCTCACCTTTGACCTCATGGTGGAACTGGGGGCCACGGAGGAGCAGCTGGACTTCCCCTACCTCTACGCCATCGGCCGGGATGGCCGGGCCTGGCGGGAAGCGCCCAAAGAAGACCTCTCGGAGCTTTTCCAAACCATCCTCGAGCACATCCCCTCACCCAGGTGGGAGGAAGGGCCGTTCCAGCTTCTGGTGGCCAACCTGGACCACTCCCCCTACCTGGGGCGGATCGCCATCGGCAAGGTGGCCCGGGGCCGGGTGCGCAAGGGGGAAAGCGTGGCCATCTTGAAAGGGGACGGGGTCCTTTCCGCCAGGGTGGTGGCGGTCTACACCCACCAGGGCCTGGAGCGGGTGGAGGTGGAGGAAAGCCTCCCCGGGGACATCGTGGCCCTGGCGGGAGTGGAGGGCGTGGGAATCGGGGACACCCTGGCCGCCAGAGAAGCCCCTGAGGCCCTTCCCCGCCTGAAGGTGGACGAGCCCACCGTGGCCCTCACCCTCACCGCCAACACCTCCCCTTTCGCCGGACGGGAGGGGGCGCACGTGACGGGCCAGAAGCTGAAGGAGCGCCTCCTTAAGGAGCTTCGCACCAACGTGGCCCTCCAGGTGGAGGAGGTGGGCCCCGAGGTCTTTGAGCTTAGGGGCCGGGGGGAGCTCCATCTGGCCATCCTCCTGGAAACCATGCGCCGGGAGGGCTACGAGTTCAGCGTGGGCCAGCCCCGGGTGCTCACCAAGGATGGCCTCGAGCCCTACGAGCTTCTGGTGGTGGAGGTGCCCCAGGACCGCTTCGGAAGCGTCATGGAGGCTTTGGGAGCCCGCCGGGCGGAGATGGTGCACATGGAGGTGGGGGAAAGGGTGCGGGCGGAGTTCGTGGTCCCGGCCCGGGCCCTTTTCGGCTTCCGTAGTCTTTTCCTTTCCCTTACGGGAGGAGAGGGGCTTCTAAGCCACACCTTCCACGGCTTCGGCCCCGAGGCCGGCCCCATCCCCACCCGCACCACGGGAAGCGCCGTGGCCATGGAGGCCGGGGTGGCCACCGCCTACAGCCTGAACCGCCTGCAGGAGCGGGTCCAGTTTTTCATCGAGCCGGGCACCGAGGTCTACGTGGGCATGATCGTGGGGGAGCACGTGCGGGAAAACGACCTGGATGTGAACGTCACCCTCGCCAAGAAGCTCACCAACATCCGGGCGGCGGGCTCCGATGAGAACATCCGCCTGGTACCCCCAAGGCGGCTTTCCCTGGAAGAGGCCCTGGAGTTCCTGGCCGAGGATGAGCTTCTGGAGGTAACCCCCAAAAGCCTTCGCCTGCGCAAGAAGGTGCTGGACCCTTCCCAGCGCAAACGCCTGGTGGGGAAGTAA
- a CDS encoding DUF1028 domain-containing protein has protein sequence MVVATFSLVAQDPETGDLGVAVASKFLAVGSVVPFARAGVGAIATQSYANPRFGPQGLALLEQGASPEGVLEAFRRTDPGLERRQFGLVSARGEALTFTGGECHPWAGGRAGKGFAAQGNLLAGPQVVEAMVETFLQEERVPFPERLLLALKAGEEAGGDKRGKQSAALLVVGEGKGYGGLWDRYIDLRADDHPEPVEELFRLLSLHRLLFERPKERRPLTPEEVRWLQGVLRSLGLYAGEVHGEFDEATERAFLALIGMENLEERYQGGPEVDEATLSYLKRRYPWS, from the coding sequence ATGGTGGTGGCCACCTTTTCCCTGGTGGCCCAGGACCCGGAAACCGGGGACCTGGGCGTGGCCGTGGCCAGCAAGTTCCTGGCGGTGGGCTCGGTGGTACCCTTTGCCCGGGCGGGGGTGGGGGCGATCGCCACCCAGTCCTACGCCAATCCCCGCTTTGGGCCGCAGGGGCTGGCCCTTTTGGAGCAAGGGGCAAGCCCAGAAGGGGTCCTGGAGGCCTTCCGGCGCACCGATCCCGGGTTGGAAAGGCGCCAGTTCGGCCTGGTGAGCGCCCGCGGCGAGGCCCTCACCTTTACCGGAGGGGAGTGCCATCCCTGGGCCGGGGGGAGGGCGGGGAAGGGATTCGCCGCCCAGGGCAACCTCCTGGCGGGTCCCCAGGTGGTGGAGGCCATGGTGGAAACCTTCCTGCAGGAGGAACGGGTTCCTTTTCCCGAAAGGCTCCTTCTGGCCTTAAAGGCGGGGGAGGAAGCGGGAGGGGATAAAAGGGGCAAGCAGTCCGCGGCGCTTCTGGTGGTGGGGGAGGGCAAGGGGTACGGAGGGCTTTGGGACCGGTACATCGACCTCCGGGCCGACGACCACCCGGAGCCGGTGGAGGAGCTTTTCCGCCTGCTTTCCCTCCACCGCCTCCTCTTTGAGAGGCCCAAGGAGCGCCGCCCCTTGACCCCGGAGGAGGTGCGGTGGTTGCAGGGGGTGCTCCGGAGCCTTGGGCTTTACGCAGGGGAGGTGCACGGGGAGTTTGACGAGGCCACGGAGCGCGCTTTCCTTGCCCTGATCGGCATGGAGAACCTGGAGGAGCGCTACCAGGGAGGCCCGGAGGTGGACGAGGCCACCCTGAGCTACCTCAAGAGGAGGTACCCATGGAGCTAG
- a CDS encoding NUDIX hydrolase — protein MELGAGGVVFNEKGEVLLLRDRMGFWVFPKGHPELGETLEAAAVREVLEETGVKAEVLAPLFPTRYVNAKGVEREVHWFLMRGTGEPRLEKGMTGLGWFSLEEARLLLSFPEDLRLLEVALERLPL, from the coding sequence ATGGAGCTAGGGGCGGGAGGTGTGGTCTTCAACGAGAAGGGGGAGGTGCTCCTCCTCCGCGACCGCATGGGCTTCTGGGTCTTTCCCAAGGGGCACCCGGAGCTGGGGGAGACCCTCGAGGCGGCCGCGGTGCGGGAGGTCCTGGAGGAAACCGGGGTAAAGGCGGAGGTCCTGGCTCCCCTTTTCCCCACCCGCTACGTGAACGCCAAGGGAGTGGAGCGGGAGGTGCACTGGTTCCTCATGCGGGGCACCGGCGAGCCCCGCCTGGAAAAGGGGATGACGGGCCTGGGGTGGTTCAGCCTGGAGGAGGCCCGCTTGCTCCTTTCCTTCCCCGAGGACCTGCGCCTTCTGGAGGTGGCCCTTGAGCGTCTACCGCTTTGA
- a CDS encoding gamma carbonic anhydrase family protein, translated as MSVYRFEDKLPRVHPSAFIAPGAYVVGEVEVGEGASIWFAAVVRGDLERVVIGPGSNVQDGAVLHADPGFPCLLGAGVTVGHRAVVHGAVVEEGALIGMGAVVLNGARVGRNAVVGAGAVVPPGMEIPEGALALGVPARVKGPAEPPGNAPRYQALAERYRKGLLAMDLPRRYRLTLRGQDALNPFSELHLHLKRTRKEALEALRRASQGFPLALEEALPLVEEGFLAPE; from the coding sequence TTGAGCGTCTACCGCTTTGAGGACAAGCTTCCCAGGGTGCACCCCAGCGCCTTCATCGCCCCCGGGGCCTACGTGGTGGGGGAGGTGGAGGTGGGGGAGGGAGCCTCCATCTGGTTTGCCGCCGTGGTGCGGGGGGATCTGGAGCGGGTGGTGATCGGTCCGGGAAGCAACGTCCAGGATGGCGCCGTTCTCCACGCGGACCCGGGTTTTCCCTGCCTTTTGGGTGCTGGGGTTACCGTGGGGCACCGGGCGGTGGTCCACGGGGCGGTGGTGGAGGAAGGAGCCCTGATCGGCATGGGGGCGGTGGTGCTGAACGGGGCCCGGGTGGGCAGGAATGCGGTGGTGGGGGCAGGGGCAGTGGTTCCCCCGGGGATGGAGATCCCTGAGGGCGCCCTGGCCCTGGGGGTTCCAGCCCGGGTCAAGGGTCCCGCCGAGCCCCCGGGCAACGCTCCCCGGTACCAGGCCCTGGCGGAGCGGTACCGGAAGGGGCTTTTGGCCATGGACCTTCCCAGGCGCTATCGCCTTACCCTGCGAGGCCAGGATGCCCTAAACCCCTTTAGCGAGCTTCACCTCCACCTGAAGCGCACCCGGAAGGAAGCCCTGGAAGCCTTGAGGCGGGCTTCCCAGGGGTTTCCCCTGGCCCTGGAAGAGGCCCTGCCCCTGGTGGAGGAGGGTTTCCTCGCCCCGGAGTGA
- the folE gene encoding GTP cyclohydrolase I FolE, with the protein MERKMVELEDTGLTFETHVDLGRLKRLAAEWLEVIGEDPSREGLVKTPERVAKAWAFLTRGYRQDLKAIVNGALFPAEGSEMVVVKGIEFYSMCEHHLLPFFGQVHIGYIPGEKILGLSKFARIVDMFARRLQVQERLAVQIAEAIQEILEPQGVGVVVEGVHLCMMMRGVEKQHSRTTTSAMLGVFRESQKTREEFLSHLK; encoded by the coding sequence ATGGAGCGCAAGATGGTGGAGCTCGAGGATACGGGTCTTACCTTTGAAACCCACGTGGACCTGGGGCGCCTGAAGCGCCTTGCGGCGGAGTGGCTGGAGGTCATCGGGGAGGATCCCAGCCGGGAAGGCCTCGTGAAAACCCCCGAGCGGGTGGCCAAGGCTTGGGCCTTCCTCACCCGGGGCTACCGCCAGGACCTGAAGGCCATCGTCAACGGGGCCCTCTTCCCCGCCGAGGGGAGCGAGATGGTGGTGGTGAAGGGCATAGAGTTCTACTCCATGTGCGAGCACCACCTCCTGCCCTTCTTCGGCCAGGTGCACATCGGCTATATCCCGGGCGAGAAGATCCTGGGCCTTTCCAAGTTCGCCCGCATCGTGGACATGTTTGCAAGAAGGCTTCAGGTGCAGGAGCGCCTGGCGGTGCAGATCGCCGAGGCCATCCAGGAGATCCTCGAGCCCCAGGGGGTGGGGGTGGTGGTGGAAGGGGTCCACCTCTGCATGATGATGCGGGGGGTGGAGAAGCAGCACTCCCGCACCACCACCAGCGCCATGCTGGGAGTCTTCCGGGAAAGCCAGAAGACCCGGGAGGAGTTCCTAAGCCACCTAAAGTGA
- a CDS encoding DUF2905 domain-containing protein — protein MEVGKALLFLGVLLVLLGLVLLYFPKLFSWFGHLPGDIRIEREGLRVYIPITSALVLSLLLTLLWNLLGLLRR, from the coding sequence ATGGAGGTGGGTAAGGCTCTACTTTTCCTGGGAGTTTTGCTGGTCCTTCTTGGCCTGGTGCTTCTCTATTTCCCCAAGCTCTTTTCCTGGTTCGGCCACCTGCCGGGGGACATCCGGATCGAGCGGGAAGGCCTACGGGTGTACATTCCCATCACCTCGGCCCTGGTTCTTTCCCTTCTCCTCACCCTGCTCTGGAACCTCCTGGGCCTTCTTCGCCGCTAA
- a CDS encoding glucokinase has protein sequence MTVVGLDLGGTKIAAGVFDGTRLLSKVVLPTPGEGGMAVVQALAEATRKAEAEAGVEGVAIGLGTPGPLDFKEGVIRFTPNIRGLVNFPIRRLLEEATKRPVHLENDANAAALAEHHLGAARGEGSSLFLTVSTGIGGGVVLGGRVLRGERGQGGELGHITLLPGGPVCGCGLEGCLEALAAGRALEREASYAYHRKVDTKELFQLFQEGEPRARRILFQAARYVGMGLASLVKAFDPGVVVVGGGLALNAPQAYWEALEEAYRHYLAGWEAPPLRRALLGGEAGLLGAALTAYLEVRDGGG, from the coding sequence ATGACCGTGGTGGGTCTGGACCTAGGGGGCACCAAGATCGCCGCCGGGGTCTTTGACGGCACGAGGCTTCTTTCCAAGGTGGTCCTCCCCACCCCCGGGGAAGGTGGGATGGCGGTGGTGCAGGCCCTGGCCGAGGCCACCAGGAAAGCGGAGGCGGAGGCTGGGGTGGAGGGTGTGGCCATCGGCCTGGGCACCCCGGGGCCCCTGGACTTCAAGGAGGGGGTGATCCGCTTCACCCCCAACATCCGGGGCCTCGTGAACTTCCCCATCCGCCGCCTTCTGGAGGAGGCCACCAAAAGGCCCGTCCATCTGGAAAACGACGCCAACGCCGCCGCCCTGGCCGAGCACCACCTGGGGGCGGCAAGGGGAGAGGGTAGCTCCCTCTTCCTCACGGTATCCACCGGGATCGGGGGTGGGGTGGTCCTGGGGGGGCGGGTCTTAAGGGGAGAAAGAGGGCAGGGAGGGGAGCTCGGCCACATCACCCTGCTTCCCGGGGGGCCGGTGTGCGGCTGCGGGCTGGAGGGATGCCTCGAGGCCCTGGCGGCGGGCAGGGCCCTGGAGCGGGAAGCCTCCTACGCCTACCACCGCAAGGTGGATACCAAGGAGCTCTTCCAGCTCTTCCAGGAAGGCGAGCCCAGGGCCCGGCGCATCCTCTTCCAGGCAGCCCGCTATGTGGGCATGGGCCTGGCCAGCCTGGTCAAGGCTTTCGACCCCGGGGTGGTGGTGGTGGGCGGGGGGCTTGCCCTAAACGCCCCCCAGGCCTACTGGGAAGCCTTGGAGGAAGCCTACCGCCACTACCTGGCAGGTTGGGAGGCTCCTCCCTTGCGCCGGGCTCTTTTGGGAGGGGAGGCCGGGCTCTTGGGTGCCGCCCTCACCGCCTATCTGGAGGTTCGGGATGGAGGTGGGTAA